GACCTGGACATCCTGGCTCCCTCTCCGGCATCGGATGCCGACACGCTGAGTGTCACCAGAGCCACTGCGGACAAGTGGAATCTGCGCTCCATCGCGGACCTGGCCGCGCACTCGGGGGAAGTGAAGGTCGGGGCGCCCTCGGAGTTCCTGCATAGAAGTGTCGGACTGGCCGGGCTCAAGGCCAATTACGGACTGGACATCCCGGAGTCGCGATTCGTGGCCATCAGCGATGGCGGCGGCCCGGCCACGGTCAGGGCATTGGTGGACGGGACCATCACCGCGGCCAACATCTTCAGCACCTCGCCGGCCATCGCCGAGCACGATCTGGTGGTGCTGGACGATCCCAAGTTCACCTTCCCGGCCGGCAACCTGGTGCCGTTGGTCAACGCGCAGAAGAAGTCCGAAAAGTTGAAGAAGGTGCTCGACGCGCTGTCGGCGCGATTGAGCACCGAGGACCTGACCAGGCTCAACGCCGCCGTGTCCGGCAACAACGGCGGCGATCCCAAGGAAGTGGCGCAGAAATGGCTGGCGGACAAGGGTTTCGACAAACCGATAGGGAACTGATCGCGTGATCACCTTCGAGAACGTCACCAAGCGATATCCTGATGGGACCACGGCGGTCGACGACCTCAACATGCATGTCGACAAGGGATCGTTCACGGTGTTCGTGGGGCCTTCCGGCTGCGGCAAGACCACCTCGATGCGGATGATCAACAGGATGACCGACCCGACCTCGGGTGTCCTGACCGTCGACGGGGCGGACGTGCGGACCGTGGATCCGGTGAAATTGCGCTTGGGCATCGGATACGTCATTCAGAACGCCGGTCTCATGCCGCACCAGCGGGTTGTCGACAACGTGGCGACGGTTCCCGTGTTGCGCGGTGAATCCCGTCGCACCGCACGCAAGGCCGCCCTCGAGGTATTGGAGCGGGTGGGGCTCGATCCGAAGTTGGCCACCCGGTATCCGGCGCAGCTCTCGGGAGGACAACAACAACGTGTCGGCGTGGCACGGGCCCTGGCCGCCGACCCGCCGATCCTGTTGATGGACGAACCGTTCAGTGCCGTCGACCCCAATGTGCGCGACGATCTCCAGGCCGAGATGCAGCGGCTCCAGGCCGAGCTCAACAAGACCATCGTCTTCGTCACGCACGATATCGACGAGGCGGTCAAGCTGGGCGACAAGGTCGCGGTCTTCGGACCCGGTGGCGTCCTGCAGCAATACGACGAGCCCGAGCGTGTGTTATCCAATCCGGCAAGCGATTTCGTTGCCGGATTCATCGGGCGCGACCGCGGATATCGCGGGCTGCAGTTTCGGGAGGCGGGAGAGGTGCCGCTGCACGCGATCAGGCAGATCACCGAAACCGAGGTGCCCACCGCGATCATCGCACCGGGTGACTGGGTGCTTGTCTGCAACCCGGACGGCACACCGTTCGGGTGGATGGACGATGCCGGCGTAGACGTCTATCGGTCCGGGAAATCGTTGTACGACAGTGTGATCGCGGGCGGGTCGTTGTTCGGTCCGGACGGGACTCTGCGGCAGGCGCTCGATGCCGCGCTGTCCTCGCCGTCGGGCCTGGGTGTGGCCACCGACGAGGAAGGCCGGGTGCGCGGCGGTGTTCGCGGCGACGACGTGCTGATCGCACTGGACCGCCAGCGCCGTAACGGGCATCGCTGACATGCGCTATCTTTTCACGCACCTCGGCGACGCCTGGGAGCTGACACTGATCCACCTGCGGCTGTCGCTGGTACCGATTCTCATCGGCCTGGCCATCGCGATCCCCTGCGGTGCAATGATTCACCGGCGCCGAACCGTACGGCGGGTGACGACGGTGATCGCCAGCATCGTGTTCACCATCCCCTCGCTGGCTCTGTTCGTGGCGTTACCGCTGATCATCCCGACCCGGATACTCGACGAGGCCAACGTGATGGTCGCGCTGACGCTGTACACCACGGCGCTGCTGATCCGAGCGGTGCCCGAGGCGCTCGACGCCATCGCGCCGCAGATACGCGACGCCGCGACGGCGGTGGGATACCGCTCGCTGGCCCGTCTTGTCCGTGTTGAGTTGCCGCTGTCCATACCGGTCTTGGTGGCGGGCCTGAGAGTTGTGGCGGTCACCAATATTTCGATGGTGTCGGTGGGTTCGGTGATCGGCATCGGCGGCCTGGGCACCTGGTTCACCGAGGGGTACCAGGCCAACAAGAGCAGCCAGATCGTCGCTGGCATTGTCGCGATCTTTCTGCTGGCCGTGATCGTGGACTCGCTCCTGGTCATCCTGGGCCGCGCGGCCACGCCGTGGACCAGGGCGACGAAAGCCGTTGGTGCCGTATGAACTTTCTCTCCGATGCGCTGGGCTACATCTTCACCGCATCCAACTGGACGGGCAGCAGCGGCCTGGGCATGCGGATCGGGGAACATCTGCAGTACACGGTGATCGCCGTCCTGGCCGCGGTCGTCATCGCGGTGCCGATTGGTCTGCTCATCGGGCACACCGGGCGCGGAACCTTCCTGGTGGTCAGTGCGGTGAACGCCCTCCGCGCGCTGCCGACACTGGGTGTACTGCTGTTAGGCGTGCTGCTGTGGGGCCTGGGCCTGGTGCCTCCGACCGTCGCGCTGCTGCTGCTGGGCGTGCCGCCGCTGTTGGCGGGAACCTATTCGGGCATCGCGAACGTGGACCGCACCGTGGTGGAGGCCGCACGCGCCATGGGGATGACACAGCGCCAAGTGCTGTTCGGTGTCGAGCTGCCCAACGCGCTGCCGCTCATCCTGTCCGGGCTGCGTACGGCGACCCTGCAAGTCGTCGCGACCGCGACCGTCGCCGCCTACGCCAGCCTGGGCGGGCTCGGTCGGTATCTCATCGACGGCATCAAGGTGCGGCAGTTCCATCTGGCACTGGTCGGTGCCCTCATGGTGACCGCGCTCGCCCTGCTGCTCGATGCCGTCCTGGCCCTGGCGGTATGGCTGTCGGTCCCGGGTACCGGACGGCTGCGACCGGTACCGCGAGATCTCGTCGGCGATTCAGGGGCGCGCGACGCCGGCGTAGAGGGGCGGGTCGAACCAGCTCGGCACGCCGCGGCACAAACCTGATGGCCCGCTGAACGACACCTCACCGGATCTCATCACCTCCGACCATGTGGAGTCGCCGCGCCACACGCGGGTCAGGCTGCGCAGCCGGGCTGCTACGTCCACGCCGATTTCGAACCCCGGGTCGGCATCGCAGAGATCGGCGGCCTCGGGGGTGATGATCAGCCACCAGTGCCGCTTGTCGGGGGTCACGTCGTCGAAATGGAAGTGCAGCACGGTACGGCCCTCGGGAACCGCGCTGCCGATGACATGGCGACGCATGTCCCAGAGCAGCAGTTTCGGGTCCAGGTCCTCGTCCCCGATCTCGCCGATCCACCGGATTCCCCACTGGCTCAACATCTCGACCACGGGCCGGAGCTCGCTGCCGGCGGCGGTGGGCATGTACCGATTGCCGTGCCGTTCGGCGATGCCGGCCCGCACCAGCCGGTCCAGTCTCTTGGAGAGCAGAGTCGGCGACATGCGCGGCACGCCACGCCGTATGTCGTTGAAATGCTCACTGCCCAAGAGTAATTCGCGCACAATCAGAAGTGTCCAGCGCTCGTCGAGCAGCTCCATCGCCTTGGCGACGGGGCAGAATTGGTAATACGACGCACCCATGGATGAACGGTAGGCCGCCGACGTCGTCGTGAACAGCCCTAGTACAGATCTTGTACTAGCCAGCGGTGGCGCGATCTTCCTACCGTCTACAGGCATGAACACAGAAACAGCCCAAAGAGTTTCGCTGTGGGCATTGGGCAATTATGCGGCCGTGGCCTCCGAGGTGATCGCGTCGCTTGGTCCGGTGCTCGTTGAAGAGTCGGGCATCGTGTCCGGCATGCGGGTGCTGGATGTCGCGGCCGGATCCGGGAATGTGGCGATTCCGGCGGCGAACGCCGGGGCGACGGTGGTGGCTTCCGACATCACGCCCGAGCTGCTGGAGGCGGGGCGTGCGGCGGCCGGTCGGGTCGGGGCGGATATCGACTGGCAGGTGGCGGACGCGCAGG
The nucleotide sequence above comes from Mycobacteroides saopaulense. Encoded proteins:
- a CDS encoding ABC transporter substrate-binding protein — protein: MRRAVRLLAAVMAAVFFSGCGSANPLGGGPLSGDLNTLIVGSADFPESKIVAELYAQILQTNGFEITKQLGIGSRETYIPAVKDHSIDLIGDYTGNLLRYFDPEATATKPDDVELALLRKLDGDLDILAPSPASDADTLSVTRATADKWNLRSIADLAAHSGEVKVGAPSEFLHRSVGLAGLKANYGLDIPESRFVAISDGGGPATVRALVDGTITAANIFSTSPAIAEHDLVVLDDPKFTFPAGNLVPLVNAQKKSEKLKKVLDALSARLSTEDLTRLNAAVSGNNGGDPKEVAQKWLADKGFDKPIGN
- a CDS encoding ABC transporter ATP-binding protein; its protein translation is MITFENVTKRYPDGTTAVDDLNMHVDKGSFTVFVGPSGCGKTTSMRMINRMTDPTSGVLTVDGADVRTVDPVKLRLGIGYVIQNAGLMPHQRVVDNVATVPVLRGESRRTARKAALEVLERVGLDPKLATRYPAQLSGGQQQRVGVARALAADPPILLMDEPFSAVDPNVRDDLQAEMQRLQAELNKTIVFVTHDIDEAVKLGDKVAVFGPGGVLQQYDEPERVLSNPASDFVAGFIGRDRGYRGLQFREAGEVPLHAIRQITETEVPTAIIAPGDWVLVCNPDGTPFGWMDDAGVDVYRSGKSLYDSVIAGGSLFGPDGTLRQALDAALSSPSGLGVATDEEGRVRGGVRGDDVLIALDRQRRNGHR
- a CDS encoding ABC transporter permease, with the protein product MRYLFTHLGDAWELTLIHLRLSLVPILIGLAIAIPCGAMIHRRRTVRRVTTVIASIVFTIPSLALFVALPLIIPTRILDEANVMVALTLYTTALLIRAVPEALDAIAPQIRDAATAVGYRSLARLVRVELPLSIPVLVAGLRVVAVTNISMVSVGSVIGIGGLGTWFTEGYQANKSSQIVAGIVAIFLLAVIVDSLLVILGRAATPWTRATKAVGAV
- a CDS encoding ABC transporter permease, yielding MNFLSDALGYIFTASNWTGSSGLGMRIGEHLQYTVIAVLAAVVIAVPIGLLIGHTGRGTFLVVSAVNALRALPTLGVLLLGVLLWGLGLVPPTVALLLLGVPPLLAGTYSGIANVDRTVVEAARAMGMTQRQVLFGVELPNALPLILSGLRTATLQVVATATVAAYASLGGLGRYLIDGIKVRQFHLALVGALMVTALALLLDAVLALAVWLSVPGTGRLRPVPRDLVGDSGARDAGVEGRVEPARHAAAQT
- a CDS encoding winged helix-turn-helix transcriptional regulator, translating into MGASYYQFCPVAKAMELLDERWTLLIVRELLLGSEHFNDIRRGVPRMSPTLLSKRLDRLVRAGIAERHGNRYMPTAAGSELRPVVEMLSQWGIRWIGEIGDEDLDPKLLLWDMRRHVIGSAVPEGRTVLHFHFDDVTPDKRHWWLIITPEAADLCDADPGFEIGVDVAARLRSLTRVWRGDSTWSEVMRSGEVSFSGPSGLCRGVPSWFDPPLYAGVARP